A portion of the Sabethes cyaneus chromosome 3, idSabCyanKW18_F2, whole genome shotgun sequence genome contains these proteins:
- the LOC128743664 gene encoding chymotrypsin-like codes for MKTILLVIAALALASAEWIEIDWSQVKPIEEFDHYWARIPEKWQHLRKLTPSRRIIFGEEATPGQFPYQIALLSDFIAGTGLCGGSVLTNNFILTAAHCVQNALGGTAIIGAHNRTANEPSQQRIAFGAAGIKIHSGYTPTNIRNDIAVVQLNSAIVFNARVQPARIPSAGDSRTFAEYTGTVSGFGRTSDDSQATSAVLRFTTNLILPQERCLESWDASLVQPQNLCLSSYVGRSPCNGDSGGPLTVSDGRSLQVGIVSFGSPGGCSIGIPSVHVRVTYYRDWIVANSDYM; via the coding sequence ATGAAAACCATCCTATTGGTAATTGCAGCTTTGGCTTTGGCTAGTGCCGAATGGATCGAAATCGATTGGTCCCAGGTTAAGCCGATCGAAGAATTTGACCACTACTGGGCCCGCATTCCGGAGAAATGGCAACACTTGCGAAAACTGACACCATCCCGCAGAATCATCTTTGGAGAGGAGGCTACTCCGGGCCAATTTCCGTATCAAATCGCTCTACTCAGCGACTTCATCGCTGGCACCGGCTTGTGCGGCGGATCAGTTTTGACTAACAACTTCATCCTAACTGCTGCTCACTGCGTCCAGAATGCTCTAGGAGGAACAGCTATCATCGGAGCTCATAACCGAACTGCGAACGAGCCATCTCAGCAAAGAATCGCCTTTGGAGCAGCGGGAATCAAGATTCACTCAGGATACACTCCAACTAACATCCGAAACGATATCGCCGTAGTACAGTTGAATAGTGCCATTGTTTTCAATGCTCGTGTCCAGCCAGCTCGAATTCCTTCCGCAGGAGACAGTCGTACTTTTGCTGAATACACTGGAACCGTTTCCGGATTTGGACGTACCTCTGATGACAGCCAGGCCACTTCGGCTGTACTCAGATTCACTACCAACCTAATCCTGCCCCAGGAACGCTGCCTGGAAAGTTGGGACGCCAGCCTCGTTCAGCCTCAGAACCTTTGCCTTTCCAGTTATGTTGGCCGTTCGCCATGTAACGGAGACTCCGGTGGCCCATTGACCGTATCCGATGGACGTTCTCTACAGGTCGGTATCGTTTCGTTCGGATCACCCGGTGG
- the LOC128743665 gene encoding brachyurin-like: protein MKTILLVIAALALASAEWIEIDWSQVKPIEEFDHYWARIPQEWQFLRKQTPSRRITNGQEASPGQFPYQIALLSTFTGGTGLCGGSVLTNNFILTAAHCVQNALGGTAIIGAHDRTANEASQQRIAFGAAGIRIHAGYTPTNVRNDIAVVQLNSAIVFNDRVRPVRIPAVGDSRTFAGLTGTVSGFGRIADGSQTTAAVLRFTSNPILTEADCLTDWANNANLIQAQNICLSGEGGRSSCNGDSGGPVTVAEGGSLQVGIVSFGSAAGCSIGMPSVHVRVTHFRDWIVANSDFV, encoded by the coding sequence ATGAAGACCATCCTATTGGTTATTGCAGCTTTGGCTCTGGCTAGTGCCGAATGGATCGAAATCGATTGGTCCCAGGTTAAACCGATCGAGGAATTTGACCACTACTGGGCCCGCATCCCGCAGGAATGGCAATTCCTTCGCAAGCAGACACCATCCCGCAGAATCACTAACGGACAGGAGGCTTCTCCAGGTCAATTCCCGTATCAAATCGCCCTGCTCAGTACCTTCACCGGTGGCACCGGTTTGTGCGGCGGATCAGTTTTGACTAACAACTTCATCCTAACTGCTGCTCATTGCGTCCAGAATGCTTTAGGAGGAACGGCTATCATCGGTGCTCATGACCGAACTGCCAATGAGGCATCTCAGCAGAGAATCGCCTTCGGAGCAGCGGGTATCAGAATTCATGCAGGATACACGCCAACCAACGTCCGAAATGACATCGCCGTAGTACAACTGAACAGTGCCATTGTTTTCAATGATCGTGTCCGACCAGTTCGAATTCCTGCTGTAGGAGACAGTCGTACCTTTGCTGGATTGACCGGAACCGTTTCCGGATTTGGGCGTATTGCTGATGGTAGCCAAACCACTGCCGCTGTACTCAGATTCACTAGCAACCCAATCCTGACCGAGGCGGACTGTCTGACAGACTGGGCCAACAACGCCAACCTCATTCAGGCACAAAACATTTGCCTCTCCGGCGAGGGTGGCCGCTCTTCATGTAACGGAGACTCTGGTGGTCCAGTGACCGTAGCCGAAGGAGGTTCCCTGCAAGTTGGTATTGTTTCGTTTGGATCGGCCGCTGGCTGCTCGATCGGAATGCCGTCAGTGCACGTGCGCGTTACACACTTCCGTGATTGGATTGTGGCGAACTCCGATTTTGTGTAA